AACAATGCAAAATTCTATGAAAATGGGTATTCAAAAATTGGCGACATACAAGACATCACTTTGGAAAAGTTAATGCAGATGTTCGGTAGAGCCAAAGGGATTGGAATTCTGGATAAAATAAAGATTTTTGAAAAGCCTTTACTGACAATTGCTACCGAGAGATTAAATGAACATAAAGGTAATCGCGAATTTGATATATATGTCGATAGAGCAAACAAAAAAACATTGCAAGAGATAGCGGATAATTACGGTTTGACAAGGGAACGAATTAGGCAAATTGAAGCGAAATTTTTCAGAGAATTTTCCCCGTTGTTTGGTTCGCTTGTTGAGCAACATATGACGCAGAATAATCTTTCTTACATTACAACTCAAGAGGTTTTAGAGTTTTTTGATGACGATGATTTTGACACAGTTATTATGTATACGCTAAAAGAGTCATTTTCGTTAGAATATTTATCGTTTGCTGATATGTTTATTAAGAAACAAAGCGAGATGCAAAATACAGATGTAAAGCTACGAAAATTAACAAATGAATTCATAGGGGATGAAGGAATCAATTTTTTTGAGAGTTTATCACAAATAGAAGAAATGCTTAACAACGCAGAATTAGGTTTTATATCAGCTGATGCTTTTTTGAATTACTTAATCGAGAGCGGTGCGTATTTTTATGGCGATTTTGTATTTCTAAGAAAGCAGACATATGCAAAATTATGCTTGATATTGATCTCAAAATACTTTAAAGATGGTATCACGTTATATTCGGATGATGATATTAACAAACTGCGTAGATTGTTCCACGAAGAATATGGTGAATACGATTTGCCAGAGCAGAATCGTGCTATCAGCGCAAGGATATCTGAGTTCTTAATTGTGTGCGATCGTGGAAAAGCAAAACTTATTGAGCATATTAAATTCGAACAATCTGTTATTGATGATATAAAAAAATATATCGATACAAGTTCTTTAAAAACCTTATATTTTGCTGAGATTTTTAACGAATTCGAAGGTGTTTTGGCATTTACTTCGGATATTACAAATTATCATGGTTTGCATGGGTTATTGGCATATTTATATCGGGATGAATACGAGTTCACAAGGGATTGTATCACGAAGATAAATGGAGAGGGCAAATCACTTAGCCTTTCGGAACGTATTGTTTTATTTATTTTAGAAAAAGGTTGTGCCGTTACACGAAATGAAATAAAACAAAAAATAGGTGGATTATCTGACATTATGCTATTTAATGCTATTAGCAGTTCGAAGGAATTGCTACAGTGGGATTATAATAGTTTTAATGCTCGGGGTAATTTGAAAATTTTTGACGAAGATATTAGTGTGATTTCAGAAGTTCTTGAAGAAATATTTTCTCAATTTAAAGGATATTGTAGCGATAAATTGATATTTGAAAAATTAAAATTACAGCTTCCAGAATTGCTATCTCGAAATGCAATAGAAAACCCAACAAATCTATTTTATGTGTTGCAAAATCTTCTTAGCGATAAATATCAGTTTAGTCGTCCTCATATTTGCCAAAAAGGCACTGTTGATTCTCTAACGACAAAAAGCATTGCTCTTTATTTGCTTGGAACAACGCAACAAATAAGTAGAAGTGAGTTTATGCAAATAGCCAAAGATGTATGTTGGTCGGAAACAACGGCAGATTTAATTTTCTACGAGCTGGAAAAAGATTATACTAGAATTTCAGAGGACATCTATATTTTGTCTGGTGATTTTAATATTGAGGAAGATACATTAAATCAAGTTTCTGATTGGTTTCAGAAAAGCATTTCAAACCAAGGATTCTTATCGATGATAGGTTTTGATAATTTTGAAAATTTACCAGAAATACAGTATGAATGGAATTCCTTCTTACTTATTTCTATAATTAAAAAACATAATTTGGGCTTAAGATTAGTTTCGCCAGCAATCAGAGATAGGAGATATAACAAAGAAGTCATTGTTTCTAAGGATTCACCTTATTACCATTTGGATGATATTGTTTATGATATGCTTGTAAAGAACGGTATTAATTTTATAGATGAATCGAATCTTCTTTCGTTCTTGGTTATTAATCATCTTGTTTCTAAAGTTATTCCCAAAGAATTATTTGATTCTAAAATTTTAAATTATGCGGATGGATACTTTAAAATAGCATAACAAAAGGAGTGGTCGAGCGGCCACTCCTTTTGTTATTGTTATTCCATTTCTGAACGAACAACAGAGAAATCCATTAAAAAGTGTTCGTCATCAAGTTTTGTAAAGGTTACATCTGAACGACCATATTCTTTAAAGTGTTCCTTAGTTACCTTTACACCTTCGTGAATCCCAAGACGATTTCTAAAATATCTTCCTATTTCAGCGTTGTCGCTAGGTGTAGTGATAGCTTTGTTTCCGGCTTGTTCTACTCTCATGATGAAGCACTCGCCATCATCTGCAACGACAGTAAAATAACGTTTGTTTAAAGGAAAAAATCCTGTTTTTGAAATCTTAGAAGGTAACGGTATATATGCCTGATTTGGGTCGCGGTGTTCTCTTTGACCCCAGTTTAAACTTGAAGTTGTTGGAACCTCTCCAGTGTTAGATAGAAATGATAGAGTTTGTTTCTCTTCAGAATTGAAATCCACCATAGTTGCTTCATAACTATAGTTGGGGCTAGTGCGATAAATACGAATGTAGTTCTCAACTTCATTTGCGGTGCAATATATTGTTTTTGCTTCTACCTTTTCGAAATAGGCAACTGCATCATCTAAGTTACATTCGGTAATGAATTCATCACAATCTTTGCTAAACCCTTTAAGTGTATAGTTAGCAGAGCCAGAAAATGCTTTGTATGGTTTGCCATTCTTCATCCATAAATAAAGCTTTGAATGTACAGCAGGCGTTTTATATACATACTGACAGCTAAATGATGAAAAGTCGGGGCCAAAATCATTTTCGGATAATTTCTTAAACCCAGAGTTGGTAACTTGACTAAGACCATCAAAAGGACACATTCCCACGATCAGTTTAATTTGTATAGGTTGCAACCCTAAGTCCGCCAGAGTTTGCATATGCCACGCTACCATGCTGGGGGAAGCATAAGCTGAAACGATGCGCAACTCGTTAGCTCCTTCCACCGCAGGTTTTATTAGAACTTTATCTTCTAAGTCTGAGTCGAATTGCCATTTGATTTCGTTGTCGCCATTGAACAAATATTCAGTTGCGTTGCACTCTACAGAATCATATTCTATTCCAGCGAAGCATTTTAAAATAGCCTCAAAAATTATTTTTGCCCCCTCGCAAGGAACTGCCATACCAATTTGTTTGCGAACGCTTTCTTTATTACCGTAAAATTCGTATGTATCAGGAAAAGTTTGTAGGCGTGCACGTTCTCTATTTGTTAATGCACGAGGTTCTTCCCAATGGTAAATATGGGTTCCGCCACCTCCACTACCGGTAACGGTATAAGCAGGCTTGTCAGGATCTAAACGCTTGTAGATCTGACTAATTTTTGCACCAATGACATTTAATTGTAAATTTTTGGGTAGATTCGCCGTGAATGCATTTTCGCCAGGACGGATATAACGTAATCTTTCTACAACGGCGGCTGATTGACGTGTAAGCTCGTTATTAGATGCATTTTCAGAAATAGGCGGAACCTCGATAGCCTCTCTGCATGTTTTCATTCTGTATTGTGCCGGAGATGGAACCTTATATTCGACATTCATATCGTTTCGGATACCAACGATAATGATTCTGTGCCTTGCTTGTGGAATTCCATAATCTTCAAATTGGTATAAATGAGGATACAAAGTGTAACCTGCAGCTTGCATTTCGCCTAAAATTTTAGAAAAGGCTCGGCCTTCGTTTGCATTTCGAAGGCCTCCAACATTTTCTGCTAAAAACCATTTGGGTTGAAATCTGATTAACGCTTGGACACCATACGAATACAAAGGACCATAATTACCATCCATACCCTTTTGTTCGCCAACAACGCTATAGTCGTTGCACGGGAATCCAAAAGCTAAAGCACTTATGTCAGAAAGTTGTGAAAAATCCAATTCCCTAACATCGCCCTCATAAACACTTTCTCTATCGTTTGGGCAAATGTTATTGCGATATGTTTCGCAAGTGTTATGATCATAATCATTGGCCCATGCATGGGTTATAGACCAATCTTCCATTCCTATATCTGCATTTAAAGCCCCCCAAGCGATCCCGCCCGGGCCGCAGAATAATTCTCCTAATTTATAATTCATTTATTCCAGTTCCTTTCTGATCTACTATAAAATCAATTTCATCTTGTATGTGTTGCAACTCTTTTTTATCTAATAATTCAAGATTCCTTAATGGGGTTTTGCTATTTTCAAATTCCTTACTGCTATGCTCAGTTGAAAATGAAAGTATTTTGTTAAAATCTATATTGTATAGTTTGGCAAGGCTTATCACATCGTCTATCGGTGGAGAAGTCTTCAGCGATTCGTTCTCGATCCTGGATAATCTACTATCTGTAATTCCGGTTTTTTTACACACATCTGTCAATGTTAGCTTGTTTTCTTCTCGAATTTCACGCAAAAAAGGACCTAAACCTTTCATAGTTACCACCTCTTTATTATATAATAGCAAATTTGCTGCGAAAATGCAATAGATTTTGAAAATTTTGCTGCGTTATTGCAGCAAAAAATATAGAAATCACTAAAAACTTAAAATTATTTATAAAATATTGTGTAAATAATTTTAAGTTTATTGACAAATACAAAAGATATGTGTATAATATTTTTATAATAAAACGAAAAGAGGGGTAAAATGTCTATTTCTGAAACAAAACGAGAAAAGTTTGTTCGAATTGCTGAAGCAAGAACAAATAAAATTATATCTATGGTGCAATTGCTTGGTAATTGTGCTAATCCTTCCTGCTATGAATATACCGAGAAAGATGTATCTGACATTTTTAGCACTATTGAACGTGAAGTTAAGATAGCAAAAATGAAATTTAATTCATTAGATGAAAAGTTGACTAGATTTAAACTTAGTCGATAAAAGAATATTTATTAAGAGGTTGGTTTAATGAGCAATGATACAAAATATGCAGATGTAAAATCTGCTCTTGGTGCTGTTGGCAAAACAGTTTTCGTTGATTTTTATTATGATTTCAAAAACGCTAATATGTCTTTTGAAGAATTGAGAGACAAGTTGTATGCTGAAAATCCAAACTCTCGGTCTA
The sequence above is a segment of the Oscillospiraceae bacterium genome. Coding sequences within it:
- the dcm gene encoding DNA (cytosine-5-)-methyltransferase encodes the protein MNYKLGELFCGPGGIAWGALNADIGMEDWSITHAWANDYDHNTCETYRNNICPNDRESVYEGDVRELDFSQLSDISALAFGFPCNDYSVVGEQKGMDGNYGPLYSYGVQALIRFQPKWFLAENVGGLRNANEGRAFSKILGEMQAAGYTLYPHLYQFEDYGIPQARHRIIIVGIRNDMNVEYKVPSPAQYRMKTCREAIEVPPISENASNNELTRQSAAVVERLRYIRPGENAFTANLPKNLQLNVIGAKISQIYKRLDPDKPAYTVTGSGGGGTHIYHWEEPRALTNRERARLQTFPDTYEFYGNKESVRKQIGMAVPCEGAKIIFEAILKCFAGIEYDSVECNATEYLFNGDNEIKWQFDSDLEDKVLIKPAVEGANELRIVSAYASPSMVAWHMQTLADLGLQPIQIKLIVGMCPFDGLSQVTNSGFKKLSENDFGPDFSSFSCQYVYKTPAVHSKLYLWMKNGKPYKAFSGSANYTLKGFSKDCDEFITECNLDDAVAYFEKVEAKTIYCTANEVENYIRIYRTSPNYSYEATMVDFNSEEKQTLSFLSNTGEVPTTSSLNWGQREHRDPNQAYIPLPSKISKTGFFPLNKRYFTVVADDGECFIMRVEQAGNKAITTPSDNAEIGRYFRNRLGIHEGVKVTKEHFKEYGRSDVTFTKLDDEHFLMDFSVVRSEME
- a CDS encoding helix-turn-helix domain-containing protein, with amino-acid sequence MKGLGPFLREIREENKLTLTDVCKKTGITDSRLSRIENESLKTSPPIDDVISLAKLYNIDFNKILSFSTEHSSKEFENSKTPLRNLELLDKKELQHIQDEIDFIVDQKGTGINEL